A window from Vicia villosa cultivar HV-30 ecotype Madison, WI unplaced genomic scaffold, Vvil1.0 ctg.003906F_1_1, whole genome shotgun sequence encodes these proteins:
- the LOC131641652 gene encoding protein IQ-DOMAIN 9-like — protein MGSGFWFKAIISLRNRKSRDRRSKKAKGTLAQEKLKSNKSPGNESTDLANGNQNETTAATRIQTAFRAYKARKALRRLKGFTKLKNLTQGYSIQKQASTTITYLHSWSKIQGEIRARRICMVTEERIKRKKQESQLKLEEKLHDFEVEWSGGPETAEETLGRIHQRGEAAVKRERAMAYAFSHQWRANSSQSQVLGSYELGRANWGWSWKERWIAARPWESRVATISPKKTPNKQSFKAQKDKNTSTSKTPVSVTPPSSNTKGTPPPKGSTKGRRLSFPTTEKEKTLVEGVK, from the exons ATGGGTTCTGGTTTTTGGTTTAAAGCAATAATTAGTTTAAGGAATAGGAAGTCAAGAGATCGAAGATCAAAGAAAGCAAAG GGTACTTTAGCTCAGGAGAAGTTGAAGTCGAACAAGTCTCCAGGAAATGAGTCTACTGATTTAGCaaatggcaaccaaaatgaaactACTGCTGCAACAAGGATCCAGACTGCATTCCGGGCTTATAAG GCTAGGAAAGCTCTACGACGATTGAAAGGTTTCACGAAACTGAAGAATTTAACACAAGGTTACTCTATTCAAAAGCAAGCCAGTACAACTATAACATACCTTCATTCATGGAGCAAAATACAGGGTGAGATTAGAGCTCGTCGGATATGTATGGTGACAGAAGAAAGGATCAAGCGGAAGAAACAAGAGTCTCAACTAAAACTCGAAGAAAAGCTTCATGATTTCGAG GTTGAATGGTCCGGCGGCCCTGAAACCGCGGAGGAAACCCTTGGTAGGATACATCAGAGAGGAGAAGCAGCAGTGAAGCGCGAAAGAGCCATGGCCTATGCTTTTTCTCATCAG TGGAGAGCAAACTCCAGTCAGAGCCAAGTACTAGGCAGTTACGAGCTCGGCAGAGCTAACTGGGGTTGGAGCTGGAAGGAACGCTGGATCGCCGCCCGTCCATGGGAAAGCCGCGTCGCTACCATTAGCCCGAAGAAAACTCCAAATAAACaatccttcaaggctcaaaaggatAAAAACACATCAACATCTAAAACTCCGGTTTCGGTAACACCTCCTTCCTCCAATACTAAAGGAACTCCTCCTCCTAAAGGGAGTACCAAAGGTAGGAGATTGTCTTTTCCTACCACAGAGAAAGAGAAAACTCTGGTTGAAGGAGTGAAGTGA